A single window of Phlebotomus papatasi isolate M1 chromosome 4, Ppap_2.1, whole genome shotgun sequence DNA harbors:
- the LOC129808567 gene encoding uncharacterized protein K02A2.6-like, translating into MLHGIPDVILYFDDICIASETPGEHYSTLKAVFERLQEYNFRVKLEKYKDGLRPDPAKTDAIRRMPASRNVQELRSYLGALQFWGKFVPSMSDLRTPLDNPLKKNARSFQKFKKILGSELLLMHFTPKYPIHVASDASSYAIGYVLSRLISNQPPQDDEIIIAQISMEEQEDDLVIQDALQHLPVDLKMVKKAMELFTTLQDVSKFITGAKSPVKTHLASWPLSTRPWQRVHIDYAKYKNAHYLLVIDAFSKWPEIFKVTTTTTSQTISKLTEIFARHGLAETLVSDNGTQFVNEEFAKFCKRHGIQHLRTAPYSPASNGQCERLVDTLKRSLEKQKSAPVDEALQRFLASYRFTTNENCTDSKSPAEIIYSRRARAIVDLLKDQPEEPMGRNESMATAYNRRHGTTI; encoded by the exons ATGCTCCACGGAATCCCCGACGTTATATTATACTTTGACGATATATGCATTGCCAGTGAGACTCCAGGAGAACATTACTCAACCCTCAAGGCTGTTTTCGAGCGACTGCAGGAGTACAACTTCCGCGTGAAACTTGAGAAGT ATAAAGATGGCCTCCGCCCTGATCCCGCCAAAACGGATGCCATCCGGCGCATGCCCGCCTCAAGGAATGTACAAGAACTGCGAAGCTACTTGGGTGCTCTGCAATTTTGGGGCAAATTTGTCCCGTCTATGAGCGATCTTAGGACACCACTCGATAACCCTCTCAAGAAGAATGCTCGATCATTCcagaaattcaagaaaattctgGGCTCCGAGTTACTGCTCATGCACTTCACCCCCAAATATCCAATTCACGTCGCTTCCGATGCTTCCTCTTATGCCATTGGTT ACGTGCTCTCCCGGCTGATTTCCAATCAGCCACCTCAGGATGATGAGATCATTATTGCCCAAATCTCGATGGAAGAGCAAGAAGATGATCTGGTGATTCAAGATGCTCTCCAGCATCTTCCTGTGGATCTCAAAATGGTCAAGAAGGCTATGGAATTGTTCACCACGCTCCAGGatgtgagcaagttcatcacaGGAG CCAAATCCCCTGTCAAGACACATCTCGCGTCCTGGCCATTATCGACGCGACCCTGGCAGCGCGTACACATCGATTACGCGAAGTACAAGAATGCCCACTATCTCCTGGTCATAGATGCTTTCTCAAAATGGCCAGAGATATTCAAAGTGACGACTACAACTACATCCCAGACGATCTCGAAACTCACAGAGATTTTTGCTCGTCACGGCCTTGCAGAAACTCTTGTCAGCGACAACGGAACTCAATTCGTGAACGAGGAGTTTGCGAAATTCTGCAAGAGGCATGGCATTCAACATTTGAGGACAGCACCATACTCTCCCGCCAGCAACGGTCAGTGTGAACGCCTGGTGGACACCCTGAAACGATCTTTGGAGAAACAAAAGTCAGCTCCAGTGGATGAGGCTTTACAGCGATTCCTGGCGAGTTATCGATTCACTACCAATGAAAATTGTACGGATAGCAAGTCACCTGCAGAAATTATCTACTCTAGAAGGGCAAGGGCAATTGTTGATCTTCTTAAAGATCAACCTGAGGAACCGATGGGACGCAATGAGAGTATGGCAACTGCCTACAATCGACGTCATGGCAcgacaatttaa
- the LOC129808568 gene encoding uncharacterized protein K02A2.6-like yields MHFSKECSYSDSKCTDCGQIGHKSGYCPPPDAPSGKKKSQNSRKFPQKKKKNPQARANAVFSRHRRGRRFLSPEVNGHILTFQLDSAADVSVISSATWEKIGKPALSTASLIVKDAQSNKIQVAGEFEAIVRFRDKEIRARCLVSDKTRDNLFGIEWMDALDLWEVALSAYCNAIQRNIDKAAAIRELQGLFPTVFSPEMGLYTKAVATIHLKSNAMPVFRPKRPVAFHMTEVIDEELQRLQASEIISPTEFSSWEASIVVARKSNRNIRICGDYSTELNEAVEANNHPIPDPDSLFTKLAHRSSLATLICQMLICKSRLMRIPGNF; encoded by the coding sequence ATGCATTTTTCGAAGGAATGCTCCTATAGTGACTCAAAATGCACCGACTGTGGGCAAATTGGGCATAAAAGTGGTTACTGCCCACCACCCGATGCTCCTTCCGGAAAGAAGAAGAGCCAAAATAGTCGGAAGTTCccacaaaagaagaagaagaatccacAAGCCCGCGCAAATGCTGTTTTCTCCCGTCATCGTCGTGGACGTCGTTTCCTTTCACCTGAAGTGAATGGTCACATCCTCACCTTTCAGCTGGACAGTGCTGCTGATGTTTCAGTAATTTCCAGTGCCACTTGGGAGAAAATTGGTAAACCGGCGCTCTCCACAGCCTCATTGATTGTAAAGGACGCACAGTCAAATAAAATACAAGTCGCTGGAGAATTTGAGGCTATTGTTCGATTCCGTGATAAAGAGATTCGTGCTCGTTGTCTTGTGTCAGATAAAACTCGTGACAATCTTTTTGGAATCGAATGGATGGATGCTCTGGATCTTTGGGAAGTCGCGCTCAGCGCATATTGCAATGCAATTCAACGGAACATTGACAAAGCTGCTGCAATCCGGGAACTCCAAGGATTATTCCCGACTGTGTTCAGCCCAGAAATGGGACTCTACACAAAGGCTGTGGCCACAATTCACCTAAAATCGAATGCAATGCCAGTTTTCAGACCGAAACGTCCCGTGGCTTTCCATATGACTGAGGTCATTGATGAGGAACTCCAGCGCCTGCAGGCCTCTGAGATCATTTCTCCAACTGAGTTCTCATCTTGGGAAGCTTCCATCGTGGTGGCTCGGAAGTCGAACAGGAATATTCGAATCTGTGGAGACTATTCCACAGAACTGAATGAAGCGGTCGAGGCCAACAACCACCCCATTCCGGATCCGGACAGCCTCTTCACCAAACTGGCTCATCGTTCCTCTTTAGCCACATTGATTTGTCAGATGCTTATCTGCAAATCCCGGTTGATGAGGATTCCCGGAAACTTCTGA